The Microcystis aeruginosa NIES-843 sequence ATAGATAGGCAAAAGCACCCGCTTGACCATCAAATCTTTTCGCCATTGCCCCAAAGATTCCTAAATCTACTTCTTGCTTCTCGGCAGCCGTTTTTTGATCTTGCAAATTACCAATATTCAAACCCAAGGGATCAAGTAATTGATTGGGTAATTGCGCTAAATTGGCGGGAATAGTGGCAATAGCTTCCTGAATTTGCCGCCAAAAGTCGAATTTTACCTGTGCTGCCCCCTTATTCGGGTTATCTTCCCCTGCTAGTTGGCTGTAAATCGAGTTTAAGGTGCCTACCATTGCTTCTTTGGCAAAAACTCCCGTAAAAATTCCCACCGTTGCCGGCCAATTTTCCGGTTCTAGTCCCATGGGTGAGAAAATAGGAGTTACAGCTTTACTGGTAGCACTTAAAACCGATCGCTCGCTGTCTTGATTACCAAAAGAACCATCAAAACTGACGGAGTTGAGTAGTCCCAAAATCATCACCATTAAAACGATAACTCGTCCAGCTTTCCACAAAAACGCTTGCAGACGTTCCCAAGTGCGAATTAAAACCCCTTTTAGACGCGGTAGATGATAGGGAGGCAATTCCATAATAAAGTGACTGACTTCTCCCTTGAGTAGGGTTTTTTTCATCACCAATCCCGTCAAAATAGCGGCGAGAATTCCTAAGATATAAAGACCAAAAACGATGTTTTGACCACCTATGGGGAAAAAAGCCGCCGCAAATAGGGCATAAACAGGTAATCTGGCCCCACAGGACATAAAAGGGTTCATCATAATCGTCATTAAACGATCGCGGGAATTTTCTAGGGTCCTGGTGGCCATAATTGCCGGTACACTGCAACCAAATCCCACTAGCATGGGAACAAAGGATTTACCCGGCAATCCCACCAAACGCATCAATCGGTCCATGACGAAGGCTGCCCGGGCCATATAGCCGGAATCCTCTAAAATTGACAAAAAGAGGAACATAAAGCCAATTACGGGGATAAAAGTGGCGACGGTTTGCACACCTCCCCCCGCTCCATCAGCGAGCAGAGCAATTAGCCAACCCGGGGTAGGGATTGTTTGTAAAACTTGGGACAAACCATCGACAAAGATAGTCTGGGCAGTTAAATCGAAGAAATCGATAAAGGCAGCACTAACATTGATGGTAAACAAGAACATTAGGTACATTACGCCCAAAAATATCGGAATTCCCCACCAGCGATCGAGAACAATCCGATCAAGGCGATCGGACATGGTATCGTTTATCTGTCCAGTCCGTTGAGTGGCTCCCTGGGTAACTTGTTGAATAAAGCCATAACGAGTATCAGCAATTAAAATATCAAGGTCTTCCCCTAAAACTTGGTGTATTTGTCGTCTATGCTTGACGATAATGCTTAATAGTTCCTGGGAGCGCAATTCTGGGGCGATGCGATCCTCGTATTGCAGTAGATTTAAAGCAGTCCATCTTGGCTCAACAATCCTTTTACTGCTATGGTCGTTAATGTAGGCAATAATCTCGTTAAGAGCTTCCTCAATTACCGCAGGATAAGCCACATAAGCGGCAGTATGGTTAATATTACCAACTAATTCCCCAATTTTTTGCTTTAATTCTCCGATTCCCTCCCCTTTAACCGCACTAATCGCCACGACAATTGCATCCATGCGATCGCTTAAGAGTTGCGGATTAACCACAATACCCCTAGTTT is a genomic window containing:
- the feoB gene encoding Fe(2+) transporter permease subunit FeoB, with the protein product MVKPIIALIGNPNCGKTTLFNALTGANQRTGNWPGVTVDRKEGRFQVNGEDITLVDLPGVYSLDVEEGETGMDELVARDYLLSGEADLVINIVDAANLERNLYLTTQIMEMRLPMLIALNMMDVAKTRGIVVNPQLLSDRMDAIVVAISAVKGEGIGELKQKIGELVGNINHTAAYVAYPAVIEEALNEIIAYINDHSSKRIVEPRWTALNLLQYEDRIAPELRSQELLSIIVKHRRQIHQVLGEDLDILIADTRYGFIQQVTQGATQRTGQINDTMSDRLDRIVLDRWWGIPIFLGVMYLMFLFTINVSAAFIDFFDLTAQTIFVDGLSQVLQTIPTPGWLIALLADGAGGGVQTVATFIPVIGFMFLFLSILEDSGYMARAAFVMDRLMRLVGLPGKSFVPMLVGFGCSVPAIMATRTLENSRDRLMTIMMNPFMSCGARLPVYALFAAAFFPIGGQNIVFGLYILGILAAILTGLVMKKTLLKGEVSHFIMELPPYHLPRLKGVLIRTWERLQAFLWKAGRVIVLMVMILGLLNSVSFDGSFGNQDSERSVLSATSKAVTPIFSPMGLEPENWPATVGIFTGVFAKEAMVGTLNSIYSQLAGEDNPNKGAAQVKFDFWRQIQEAIATIPANLAQLPNQLLDPLGLNIGNLQDQKTAAEKQEVDLGIFGAMAKRFDGQAGAFAYLLFVLLYFPCVSATSAVYRETNAGWTAFIALWTTGMAYIVATSFYQIATFSRHPGFSLFWIVLMGLTVVGVLFTLKNLRPRKINRPAI